A genomic stretch from Hemicordylus capensis ecotype Gifberg chromosome 1, rHemCap1.1.pri, whole genome shotgun sequence includes:
- the JKAMP gene encoding JNK1/MAPK8-associated membrane protein isoform X1 — MAVDIQRDCFGLYCGRTEQIINGTKSYSSCGVCPRGQRTDLYKICQPCKGYPERYDWLYLGFMAMLPLILHWFFIEWYSGKKSSSALFQHITALIECSVAAIVTLLVSDPVGSLDIHSCRVLMLSDWYTMLYNPSPDYITTIHCTHEAVYPLYTIVFIYYAFCLVLMMLLRPLLVKKIACGLGKSDRFKSIYAALYFFPILTVLQAVGGGLLYYAFPYIILVLSLVTLAVYMSASEVDTFKDLLVRKKRLIVLFSHWLLHAYGIISISKLNNVYQDLPLLALVPAPALFYLLTAKYTEPSRILAEGANGR, encoded by the exons ATGg CAGTGGATATTCAGCGAGACTGCTTTGGACTCTACTGTGGGAGAACAGAACAAATTATAAATGGGACCAAAAGTTACAGCAGTTGTGGG GTGTGTCCAAGAGGTCAAAGAACAGATCTCTACAAAATCTGTCAGCCTTGTAAAGGATATCCCGAGCGTTATGACTGGCTTTACCTTGGCTTTATGGCAATGCTGCCTCTGATCTTGCATTGGTTCTTCATCGAATGGTATTCAGGGAAAAAGAG ctccAGTGCACTCTTTCAGCACATCACTGCTTTAATTGAATGCAGTGTGGCAGCAATCGTTACTCTTCTTGTGAGTGACcctgtgggctccttggatatcCATTCGTGCAGGGTGTTGATGCTCTCCGACTGGTACACCATGCTTTACAACCCAAGCCCTGATTACATCACCACTATTCACTGCACCCATGAAGCAGTCTATCCTCT ATACACAATTGTGTTTATATACTATGCCTTCTGTTTGGTGCTGATGATGTTGCTCCGGCCTCTTCTGGTTAAAAAGATTGCTTGTGGGCTAGGGAAGTCGGACCGATTTAAGAGCATCTATGCTGCTCTTTACTTCTTCCCAATCCTAACCGTGCTTCAGGCAGTTGGAGGAGGCTTGCTCT ACTATGCGTTCCCTTACATCATCTTGGTATTATCTCTTGTTACCCTGGCTGTGTATATGTCTGCTTCTGAAGTAGAC ACTTTCAAGGATCTCCTTGTCAGGAAGAAGAGGCTGATTGTCCTCTTTAGCCATTGGCTGCTTCATGCCTATGGAATCATCTCCATCTCCAAGCTGAACAATGTTTACCAGGACTTGCCTCTGCTGGCCTTGGTGCCTGCACCTGCTCTCTTTTACTTGCTGACTGCAAAGTACACGGAACCTTCCCGGATACTCGCAGAGGGAGCAAATGGACGTTAA
- the JKAMP gene encoding JNK1/MAPK8-associated membrane protein isoform X3: MAMLPLILHWFFIEWYSGKKSSSALFQHITALIECSVAAIVTLLVSDPVGSLDIHSCRVLMLSDWYTMLYNPSPDYITTIHCTHEAVYPLYTIVFIYYAFCLVLMMLLRPLLVKKIACGLGKSDRFKSIYAALYFFPILTVLQAVGGGLLYYAFPYIILVLSLVTLAVYMSASEVDTFKDLLVRKKRLIVLFSHWLLHAYGIISISKLNNVYQDLPLLALVPAPALFYLLTAKYTEPSRILAEGANGR, encoded by the exons ATGGCAATGCTGCCTCTGATCTTGCATTGGTTCTTCATCGAATGGTATTCAGGGAAAAAGAG ctccAGTGCACTCTTTCAGCACATCACTGCTTTAATTGAATGCAGTGTGGCAGCAATCGTTACTCTTCTTGTGAGTGACcctgtgggctccttggatatcCATTCGTGCAGGGTGTTGATGCTCTCCGACTGGTACACCATGCTTTACAACCCAAGCCCTGATTACATCACCACTATTCACTGCACCCATGAAGCAGTCTATCCTCT ATACACAATTGTGTTTATATACTATGCCTTCTGTTTGGTGCTGATGATGTTGCTCCGGCCTCTTCTGGTTAAAAAGATTGCTTGTGGGCTAGGGAAGTCGGACCGATTTAAGAGCATCTATGCTGCTCTTTACTTCTTCCCAATCCTAACCGTGCTTCAGGCAGTTGGAGGAGGCTTGCTCT ACTATGCGTTCCCTTACATCATCTTGGTATTATCTCTTGTTACCCTGGCTGTGTATATGTCTGCTTCTGAAGTAGAC ACTTTCAAGGATCTCCTTGTCAGGAAGAAGAGGCTGATTGTCCTCTTTAGCCATTGGCTGCTTCATGCCTATGGAATCATCTCCATCTCCAAGCTGAACAATGTTTACCAGGACTTGCCTCTGCTGGCCTTGGTGCCTGCACCTGCTCTCTTTTACTTGCTGACTGCAAAGTACACGGAACCTTCCCGGATACTCGCAGAGGGAGCAAATGGACGTTAA
- the JKAMP gene encoding JNK1/MAPK8-associated membrane protein isoform X2 gives MVDIQRDCFGLYCGRTEQIINGTKSYSSCGVCPRGQRTDLYKICQPCKGYPERYDWLYLGFMAMLPLILHWFFIEWYSGKKSSSALFQHITALIECSVAAIVTLLVSDPVGSLDIHSCRVLMLSDWYTMLYNPSPDYITTIHCTHEAVYPLYTIVFIYYAFCLVLMMLLRPLLVKKIACGLGKSDRFKSIYAALYFFPILTVLQAVGGGLLYYAFPYIILVLSLVTLAVYMSASEVDTFKDLLVRKKRLIVLFSHWLLHAYGIISISKLNNVYQDLPLLALVPAPALFYLLTAKYTEPSRILAEGANGR, from the exons ATGg TGGATATTCAGCGAGACTGCTTTGGACTCTACTGTGGGAGAACAGAACAAATTATAAATGGGACCAAAAGTTACAGCAGTTGTGGG GTGTGTCCAAGAGGTCAAAGAACAGATCTCTACAAAATCTGTCAGCCTTGTAAAGGATATCCCGAGCGTTATGACTGGCTTTACCTTGGCTTTATGGCAATGCTGCCTCTGATCTTGCATTGGTTCTTCATCGAATGGTATTCAGGGAAAAAGAG ctccAGTGCACTCTTTCAGCACATCACTGCTTTAATTGAATGCAGTGTGGCAGCAATCGTTACTCTTCTTGTGAGTGACcctgtgggctccttggatatcCATTCGTGCAGGGTGTTGATGCTCTCCGACTGGTACACCATGCTTTACAACCCAAGCCCTGATTACATCACCACTATTCACTGCACCCATGAAGCAGTCTATCCTCT ATACACAATTGTGTTTATATACTATGCCTTCTGTTTGGTGCTGATGATGTTGCTCCGGCCTCTTCTGGTTAAAAAGATTGCTTGTGGGCTAGGGAAGTCGGACCGATTTAAGAGCATCTATGCTGCTCTTTACTTCTTCCCAATCCTAACCGTGCTTCAGGCAGTTGGAGGAGGCTTGCTCT ACTATGCGTTCCCTTACATCATCTTGGTATTATCTCTTGTTACCCTGGCTGTGTATATGTCTGCTTCTGAAGTAGAC ACTTTCAAGGATCTCCTTGTCAGGAAGAAGAGGCTGATTGTCCTCTTTAGCCATTGGCTGCTTCATGCCTATGGAATCATCTCCATCTCCAAGCTGAACAATGTTTACCAGGACTTGCCTCTGCTGGCCTTGGTGCCTGCACCTGCTCTCTTTTACTTGCTGACTGCAAAGTACACGGAACCTTCCCGGATACTCGCAGAGGGAGCAAATGGACGTTAA